A window of Selenomonas ruminantium subsp. lactilytica TAM6421 contains these coding sequences:
- a CDS encoding nitrate reductase subunit alpha has product MSNVFQKFNYLIPKKKSANGHQQLNEGGREWENTYRDRWSFDKCVHSTHGVNCTGSCSWNIYVKNGLVAWENQIHDYPETAPDMPDFEPRGCPRGASFSWYLYSPHRIKYPYLRSELAQLWREAKKNHHTVLEAWQSIANEPAKMKQYKEARGLGGFVRSTWEEASEIVAASMIHAAIKYGPDRNFGFSVIPAKSMLSYAGGLRFMQLMGGAGLSFYDWYADLPPASPQVWGDQTDVPESSDWYNAGYIITWGSNVPLTRTPDAHFLVEARYKGTKVVSIAPDYAESTTVADTWIPLKVGSDAAMAMAMGHVILNEYYWGEPAEFFVEYTRKYTDFPFLVRLEERNGKYQATRFLNGQDMGRKDKHADFKHYVMDEKTGSLVVPNGTMGDRWDRKEKWNLKEENSDNGDAITPQLSVLGSMDKIVEIQLPYFGNERENRLLTRAVPAKRIKTADGEILVTTVYDLTLANYAIDRGLGGEVASSYEDDVPYTPKWQEKYTGVPMETVIHTAREFADNSLKTKGRTMVIMGGGINHWFHADVVYRTILNLLLFVGAEGRNGGGWAHYVGQEKLRPAEGWQRIMTGLDWKKPPRLQNSTSFYYFATDQWRSDEIDLSDLTAEGVSPRYRHAGDYNVMAARLGWLPSYPTFNKGGQQLHDEAKAAGMDVKKYIVNSLKDKSLQFSVEDPDNPANFPRNLFIWRNNLIGSSAKGHEFFLKYLLGTKNGLFSEEEAPNRPEEIKWRDEAELSQLNGAANGKLDLLIDLDFRMASSALYADVVLPTATWYEKDDLSSTDMHPFVHPFQAAVDPLWEAKTDWEIFKTLAKKVSEVAKEANVQPYKDVVAMPIQHDSEGETAQPAGRIRDWSKGECEPIPGKTMPNLMETELDFTKVYEKWIALGPGVSEKMGSLSMSWDSAPEYAEIGKRNGTIQNKDYISYGMPSIADAKQAADAVLGLSTTTNGKVAVKAWKSLEKETGLNELTKLAKDREDERFTFEQVAVQPRETITSPTFTGSNQNRRYTPFTTSIEELVPFRTITGRQSFFLDHEMMHEMGESMATYKPILDYMPIKNKLGGTREITLKYLTPHNKWSTHSMYFDSQQLLTLFRGGQTVWFNEKDAAEIGVRDNDWVELYNHNGVVVSRAVVSPRLPRGVVYMHHAQDRHINVPGSKISGTRGGTHNTPTRIHMKPTHMIGGYGQLSYGFNYYGPTGNQRDMYVVARKLEEVDWLED; this is encoded by the coding sequence GTGAGCAATGTGTTTCAAAAGTTCAACTACCTTATTCCCAAGAAAAAATCAGCCAACGGGCATCAGCAGTTAAACGAAGGCGGCCGTGAGTGGGAGAATACCTACCGCGACCGCTGGTCTTTTGACAAGTGCGTGCACTCCACCCATGGGGTGAACTGCACGGGTTCCTGCAGCTGGAATATCTATGTCAAGAATGGTCTGGTGGCTTGGGAGAACCAGATCCACGATTATCCGGAAACAGCACCGGATATGCCGGATTTCGAACCCCGGGGCTGTCCTCGCGGAGCATCCTTTTCCTGGTATCTCTACAGCCCCCATCGCATCAAATATCCATATCTGCGCAGTGAACTGGCGCAGCTTTGGCGGGAGGCGAAAAAAAATCACCATACCGTGCTGGAAGCATGGCAGAGTATCGCCAACGAGCCGGCCAAAATGAAGCAATATAAGGAAGCCCGCGGCTTGGGCGGCTTTGTTCGCTCCACCTGGGAGGAAGCCTCCGAAATCGTGGCGGCTTCCATGATCCATGCTGCCATAAAATATGGCCCGGACCGGAATTTCGGCTTTTCCGTAATCCCGGCAAAATCCATGCTTTCCTATGCCGGCGGCCTGCGCTTTATGCAGCTGATGGGCGGTGCCGGCCTTTCCTTCTACGACTGGTATGCGGATCTGCCACCCGCCAGCCCGCAGGTCTGGGGCGATCAGACCGATGTGCCCGAGTCTTCCGACTGGTACAATGCGGGCTACATCATCACCTGGGGTTCCAACGTGCCCCTGACGCGCACGCCGGATGCCCATTTCTTAGTGGAAGCCCGCTACAAGGGTACGAAGGTCGTTTCCATCGCCCCGGACTACGCCGAATCCACGACGGTAGCCGATACCTGGATTCCCCTGAAGGTGGGCAGTGATGCCGCCATGGCCATGGCCATGGGCCATGTGATCCTCAATGAATACTATTGGGGCGAACCGGCAGAATTCTTTGTGGAATACACCCGCAAGTATACGGACTTCCCCTTCCTCGTTCGTCTGGAAGAGCGAAATGGAAAATATCAGGCCACCCGCTTCCTGAATGGTCAGGATATGGGGCGCAAGGACAAGCATGCCGATTTCAAGCACTATGTGATGGATGAGAAGACCGGCAGCCTGGTCGTGCCCAATGGCACCATGGGTGACCGCTGGGACCGCAAGGAAAAATGGAACCTCAAAGAGGAAAACAGCGATAATGGCGATGCCATCACACCGCAGCTATCCGTCCTGGGCTCCATGGATAAAATTGTGGAAATCCAGCTGCCCTACTTCGGCAATGAGCGGGAAAACCGGCTGCTGACCAGAGCAGTCCCCGCCAAGCGCATCAAGACGGCAGATGGTGAGATTCTGGTGACCACGGTATACGACCTGACGCTGGCCAACTATGCCATTGACCGCGGCCTTGGCGGTGAAGTGGCATCCTCCTATGAAGATGATGTGCCCTATACGCCGAAATGGCAGGAAAAATACACGGGCGTACCTATGGAAACGGTTATCCATACGGCCAGGGAATTTGCCGACAACAGCCTCAAGACCAAAGGGCGCACCATGGTCATTATGGGCGGCGGCATCAATCACTGGTTCCACGCCGATGTGGTCTACCGCACGATCCTCAACCTGCTGCTGTTCGTCGGCGCCGAAGGCCGCAACGGCGGCGGCTGGGCTCATTATGTGGGACAGGAGAAACTGCGTCCGGCAGAGGGCTGGCAGCGTATCATGACAGGCCTTGACTGGAAGAAGCCGCCCCGCCTGCAGAACAGCACCTCCTTCTATTACTTTGCCACAGACCAGTGGCGCAGCGACGAAATTGACCTGTCCGATCTGACTGCAGAAGGCGTAAGCCCCCGCTACCGCCATGCCGGTGACTATAATGTCATGGCGGCACGTCTGGGCTGGCTGCCCTCCTACCCCACCTTCAACAAGGGCGGCCAGCAGCTCCATGATGAGGCCAAAGCCGCCGGCATGGATGTGAAGAAGTATATCGTCAACAGCCTCAAGGACAAGAGCCTGCAATTTTCCGTGGAAGATCCGGATAATCCGGCCAACTTCCCACGCAATCTCTTTATCTGGCGCAACAACCTCATTGGTTCCTCAGCCAAGGGCCACGAATTCTTCCTGAAGTATCTCTTAGGCACAAAAAACGGCCTGTTCTCCGAGGAAGAAGCCCCTAACCGCCCCGAGGAAATCAAATGGCGGGATGAAGCAGAACTGAGCCAGCTTAATGGTGCGGCCAATGGCAAGTTGGACTTGCTGATTGACCTCGACTTCCGCATGGCCAGCTCCGCCCTCTATGCCGATGTGGTACTGCCCACGGCCACCTGGTACGAAAAGGATGATTTGTCCTCCACGGACATGCATCCCTTCGTCCACCCCTTCCAGGCCGCAGTCGATCCCCTTTGGGAGGCCAAAACCGACTGGGAAATCTTCAAGACTTTGGCCAAAAAGGTTTCCGAAGTGGCCAAAGAAGCCAATGTCCAGCCCTATAAGGATGTGGTTGCCATGCCCATCCAGCATGACAGCGAAGGGGAAACAGCCCAGCCCGCAGGCCGCATCCGCGATTGGAGCAAGGGCGAGTGCGAACCCATTCCCGGCAAGACCATGCCAAACCTTATGGAAACGGAACTGGATTTCACCAAGGTCTATGAAAAATGGATTGCCCTTGGCCCTGGGGTGTCGGAAAAAATGGGCAGCCTCTCCATGAGCTGGGATTCTGCCCCCGAATATGCAGAAATCGGCAAGCGCAACGGCACCATCCAGAATAAGGATTATATCTCCTATGGGATGCCTTCTATTGCCGATGCCAAACAAGCTGCGGATGCGGTATTAGGCCTTTCCACCACCACCAATGGCAAAGTGGCTGTCAAGGCCTGGAAATCCCTGGAAAAGGAAACCGGCCTCAATGAACTCACAAAGCTGGCCAAAGACCGGGAAGATGAACGCTTCACCTTTGAGCAGGTAGCCGTGCAGCCAAGGGAAACCATCACCTCCCCCACCTTCACGGGCAGCAATCAGAACCGGCGCTATACGCCCTTCACCACCAGTATCGAGGAACTCGTCCCCTTCCGTACCATTACGGGACGGCAGTCCTTCTTCCTGGACCATGAGATGATGCACGAGATGGGTGAGTCCATGGCTACTTACAAGCCCATTCTGGACTATATGCCCATCAAAAACAAGTTAGGCGGCACAAGAGAAATCACCCTGAAATATCTGACGCCCCATAACAAATGGAGCACCCATTCCATGTACTTTGACAGCCAGCAGCTGCTGACCCTGTTCCGTGGCGGCCAGACCGTCTGGTTCAATGAAAAGGATGCCGCTGAAATCGGCGTCAGGGACAATGACTGGGTGGAACTCTACAACCATAATGGCGTAGTGGTTTCAAGGGCCGTGGTATCCCCGCGCCTGCCCCGGGGTGTGGTCTATATGCATCATGCCCAGGATCGCCATATCAACGTGCCGGGCAGCAAAATTTCCGGCACCCGCGGCGGCACCCACAATACGCCGACACGCATCCATATGAAGCCCACCCATATGATCGGGGGCTATGGACAATTAAGCTATGGATTCAATTATTATGGCCCCACAGGCAACCAGCGGGATATGTATGTGGTGGCCCGCAAGCTGGAGGAGGTAGATTGGCTTGAAGATTAA
- the narH gene encoding nitrate reductase subunit beta: protein MKIKAQISMVMNLDKCIGCHTCSITCKNVWTNRPGAEYMYFNNVETKPGIGYPKQWENQEKWKGGWELKGGKLQLRSGNKLERLAKLFYHPDQPEMDDYYEPWTYDYETLITSKRKKHQPIARPRSLITQKPMEIKWGPNWEDDLAAGESARQDHNFKNIAEDITLEFHDLFMKYLPRTCNHCLNPACVAACPSGAIYKREEDGVVLVSQDGCRGWRHCIPACPYKKVYFNWKTNKAEKCIFCFPRLENGLPTICADTCVGRLRYMGVLLYDMDKVKDAASTPDKGEIYHSMLDILQDPHDPEVIKAAKDAGIPDNWLKAAQASPVYKMVKEWQVALPLHAEYRTLPMVWYVPPLSPITRRAEADVYLPDVKDMRIPLSYIAELFAAGNVAVVENVLQRLLDMRMVMRAKETGEELPRRLEYDLETYEAMYRLMGIAKYKDRFNIPAGLQEQAEDKLRELQGSCGYNCPGGC, encoded by the coding sequence TTGAAGATTAAAGCACAGATTTCCATGGTCATGAATCTGGACAAGTGCATTGGCTGTCATACATGCTCCATCACTTGCAAGAATGTCTGGACCAACCGCCCGGGTGCGGAATACATGTACTTCAACAACGTGGAGACAAAACCCGGTATCGGCTATCCCAAACAGTGGGAAAACCAGGAGAAATGGAAGGGTGGCTGGGAGCTCAAAGGCGGCAAGCTGCAATTGCGTTCCGGCAATAAGCTGGAACGCTTAGCCAAGCTCTTCTACCATCCCGACCAGCCGGAAATGGATGATTACTACGAGCCCTGGACCTACGATTATGAAACCCTGATCACGTCCAAGCGCAAAAAACATCAGCCCATCGCCCGCCCCCGTTCCCTGATCACCCAGAAACCCATGGAAATCAAATGGGGGCCGAACTGGGAAGACGATCTGGCCGCCGGGGAATCCGCCCGGCAGGATCACAACTTCAAGAATATCGCTGAAGATATCACCCTGGAATTCCATGACCTCTTCATGAAATACCTGCCCCGCACCTGCAACCACTGTCTGAACCCCGCCTGTGTAGCGGCCTGCCCTTCTGGTGCCATCTACAAGCGGGAGGAGGACGGCGTGGTGCTGGTGTCCCAGGACGGCTGCCGGGGCTGGCGTCACTGCATCCCTGCCTGTCCCTACAAGAAGGTCTATTTCAACTGGAAGACCAATAAAGCAGAAAAGTGTATTTTCTGCTTCCCCCGCCTGGAAAACGGCCTGCCTACAATCTGTGCCGATACCTGCGTAGGGCGTCTGCGCTATATGGGCGTGCTGCTCTACGATATGGATAAGGTCAAGGATGCGGCTTCGACACCGGACAAAGGTGAGATCTATCACAGCATGCTGGATATCCTTCAGGATCCTCATGATCCAGAGGTCATCAAGGCAGCCAAAGATGCAGGCATTCCTGACAACTGGCTCAAGGCAGCGCAGGCTTCCCCGGTCTATAAAATGGTCAAGGAATGGCAGGTGGCCCTGCCCCTGCATGCAGAATACCGCACCCTGCCCATGGTCTGGTATGTACCGCCCCTGTCCCCCATCACCCGGCGGGCGGAAGCGGATGTGTACCTGCCAGACGTAAAGGATATGCGCATCCCCCTTTCCTATATTGCCGAGCTCTTTGCCGCTGGCAATGTGGCAGTGGTGGAAAACGTATTGCAGCGTCTGCTGGATATGCGCATGGTCATGCGTGCCAAGGAGACCGGTGAGGAACTTCCCCGCCGGCTGGAATACGATCTGGAAACCTATGAAGCCATGTACCGGCTGATGGGCATTGCCAAGTATAAGGACCGTTTCAACATTCCTGCTGGTTTGCAGGAACAAGCGGAAGATAAATTACGAGAACTGCAGGGTTCCTGTGGCTATAACTGTCCGGGAGGGTGCTGA
- the narJ gene encoding nitrate reductase molybdenum cofactor assembly chaperone has product MMTETTEYQKTLSLAAYLFAYPHAEWWTKLPACRQEAASLENPQNKQIILDTLDYIEIMGHKEYEELYVRTFEFSANTNLYLTMHDRTDFGKQAREMLEFKNLFLDNGYDLNKELPDFLPALLELAAHLSAEQAGKVLSRIQPKIELLRQRFVAAKLAHTFLLDVILTETDELEGATA; this is encoded by the coding sequence ATGATGACCGAAACAACAGAATATCAGAAAACGCTGTCTTTGGCTGCCTATCTCTTCGCCTATCCCCATGCGGAATGGTGGACAAAACTCCCCGCCTGCCGCCAGGAAGCAGCCAGCCTTGAGAACCCGCAGAACAAGCAGATCATCCTGGACACCTTGGATTATATCGAGATCATGGGACATAAAGAATATGAAGAACTCTATGTCCGCACCTTCGAGTTTTCTGCGAATACCAATCTCTACCTGACCATGCACGACCGCACGGACTTCGGCAAGCAGGCCCGGGAAATGCTGGAATTCAAGAATCTCTTCTTGGACAACGGCTATGACCTGAACAAGGAACTGCCGGATTTCCTGCCTGCCCTGCTGGAATTGGCGGCCCACCTCTCTGCCGAACAGGCAGGCAAGGTGCTGTCCAGAATACAGCCTAAGATTGAACTGCTGCGCCAGCGCTTTGTGGCGGCAAAACTTGCCCATACATTCCTGCTGGATGTGATTTTGACCGAAACGGATGAACTGGAGGGAGCAACCGCATGA
- the narI gene encoding respiratory nitrate reductase subunit gamma has protein sequence MNEFLYGVLPYIALTIFAGGTIMRYTIYERNWTTKSSEFLSKRDLKWANPLFHIGLLMAFGGHCVGILVPKFMTEAAGTDEHMYHLMSLAGGLPAAVLFLGGFLWLCQRRFAGNDRMQVNTSGMDKLLYLVLLLTIVSGTIGTVSNIPGGFDYRETISPWFRSVLMLQPEVGLMENVPLVFQIHMLSWMMTAMLFPFTRLVHCLSFPFEYLFRSNIIYRKK, from the coding sequence ATGAATGAATTCCTCTATGGGGTGCTACCCTATATCGCCCTGACAATCTTCGCAGGGGGCACCATTATGCGCTATACCATCTATGAACGCAACTGGACCACGAAGTCCAGCGAGTTCCTGTCTAAGCGCGACCTGAAATGGGCCAATCCCCTTTTCCATATCGGCCTGCTGATGGCCTTCGGCGGTCACTGCGTCGGCATCCTTGTGCCAAAATTCATGACCGAGGCTGCGGGCACCGATGAGCATATGTATCATCTTATGAGCCTCGCAGGCGGCCTGCCGGCGGCGGTGCTCTTCCTCGGCGGTTTTCTGTGGCTCTGCCAGCGGCGGTTTGCCGGCAATGACCGCATGCAGGTAAATACCAGCGGCATGGACAAACTGCTCTATCTCGTGCTGCTGCTGACCATCGTATCCGGCACCATCGGCACGGTCAGCAATATCCCCGGCGGCTTCGACTACCGTGAAACCATCTCCCCCTGGTTCCGCTCGGTACTCATGCTGCAGCCTGAGGTTGGATTGATGGAAAACGTCCCCCTTGTTTTCCAGATCCATATGCTGAGCTGGATGATGACCGCCATGCTGTTCCCCTTCACGCGGCTGGTGCATTGTCTGAGTTTCCCCTTTGAATACCTGTTCCGCAGCAATATCATCTACCGAAAAAAATAA
- a CDS encoding Crp/Fnr family transcriptional regulator encodes MESLVRQLYEVPGKVIMLHDGEYLFHEGDPAKYFYIVRTGQIFITKYATSGRVLSLRLATRSSIIGELPLFEDNPTYIFNAIAQSAAEVYAIEFPVLQSYLEKRPPLAVNILRIISAHMRKQHTKFRDLLLYGKKGALYSTLIRLANSYGKEVDGGILISVPLTNQELANYSATARESLNRMLGELKKADIIEYRGHLIFIKDMDYLKDAIQCENCGREVCNIE; translated from the coding sequence ATGGAGTCTTTGGTTCGTCAATTGTATGAAGTTCCCGGCAAGGTTATTATGCTGCATGATGGGGAATATCTGTTTCACGAAGGTGATCCGGCGAAATATTTCTATATCGTGCGTACAGGGCAGATATTCATCACGAAATATGCCACCAGCGGGCGGGTGCTGTCCTTGCGGTTAGCTACCCGCAGCAGCATTATTGGGGAATTGCCGTTGTTTGAGGATAATCCTACTTACATCTTCAATGCCATCGCCCAAAGTGCCGCTGAGGTCTACGCCATTGAATTCCCCGTATTGCAGAGCTATCTGGAAAAGCGTCCTCCTCTGGCAGTGAATATCCTGCGCATCATCAGCGCCCATATGCGCAAGCAGCATACGAAATTCCGGGATCTGCTGCTTTATGGCAAGAAGGGGGCGCTGTATTCCACCCTGATACGGCTGGCCAACAGTTATGGCAAAGAGGTGGATGGGGGAATCCTTATCTCCGTGCCCCTGACCAATCAGGAATTGGCCAATTATTCTGCGACCGCCCGGGAGAGCCTGAACCGCATGCTGGGAGAACTCAAGAAGGCGGATATCATCGAATACCGGGGACATCTGATCTTCATCAAGGACATGGATTACCTCAAGGACGCGATCCAATGTGAGAACTGCGGCCGGGAAGTCTGCAATATCGAATAA
- a CDS encoding MFS transporter, whose product MSTSKDFAVLGENPSRREILQHWEPENKIFWETYGKKIANQNLAVSTWALVLSFVVWTLWATIAAQLNTVGFHFTDEQIFTLAALPGLVGATGRLFYTYLPGLLGGKTSTLLTTALLLLPIMGLGNALQDTSTSYETFVLLVSFIGIAGANFSASMANIGFFYPKANKGLALGINAGVGNLGVSLIYLTAPLLLGWNLSGLFGAGLPTAAGSTLYLQNVCYFWAIPTLITLVLICMFMDNLPLPKQSPKSVLSIFGNKHTWLMCWIYTCGFGSFIGFSAALGLLVSKEFPEVSFSMAAFLGPFIGASVRPLGGWLADKLDSGSRVTLLSLFVMLAASLVTMLGIQAHNFAMFFGSFLLLFLTTGFVNGASFRMIPYIFNNPFHSSLVTGFTAAIAAYGAFLIPKIFGWAYSNYQDVTPAFYILIAFTISTVIVTWYFYDRKNSGQHC is encoded by the coding sequence ATGTCAACAAGCAAAGACTTCGCTGTCCTCGGCGAAAATCCCTCCCGCCGGGAAATCTTGCAGCATTGGGAGCCGGAAAACAAGATATTTTGGGAGACATACGGCAAAAAGATTGCCAACCAGAATCTGGCTGTCTCCACCTGGGCTTTAGTTTTATCCTTTGTGGTCTGGACCTTATGGGCCACCATTGCCGCCCAGCTCAACACCGTGGGCTTCCACTTCACAGATGAGCAGATCTTCACGCTGGCCGCCCTGCCGGGGCTTGTTGGTGCCACGGGGCGCCTGTTCTACACCTATCTGCCTGGCCTGCTCGGAGGCAAGACCTCAACATTGCTGACCACGGCCCTGTTATTGCTGCCAATCATGGGCCTGGGCAATGCCCTGCAGGATACAAGCACCTCCTATGAGACCTTTGTGCTCCTCGTATCCTTTATCGGCATAGCCGGCGCCAATTTCTCCGCCTCCATGGCCAATATCGGCTTTTTCTACCCCAAGGCAAATAAAGGGTTGGCCCTGGGCATCAACGCAGGCGTGGGCAATCTGGGCGTATCCCTGATCTACCTGACAGCCCCCCTACTGCTGGGCTGGAACTTGTCCGGCCTTTTCGGTGCCGGTCTGCCCACCGCCGCGGGTTCGACTCTCTACCTGCAGAATGTCTGCTATTTCTGGGCTATCCCCACATTGATCACACTTGTACTTATCTGTATGTTTATGGATAATCTGCCCCTGCCCAAACAAAGCCCTAAGAGCGTATTATCCATCTTCGGCAACAAACACACCTGGCTGATGTGCTGGATCTACACCTGCGGCTTCGGTTCCTTTATCGGCTTTTCTGCCGCTTTAGGCTTGCTGGTATCCAAGGAATTCCCCGAGGTTTCCTTCTCCATGGCGGCCTTCCTTGGTCCCTTTATCGGCGCCAGCGTACGGCCGCTGGGAGGCTGGCTGGCCGATAAACTCGACAGCGGTTCCCGCGTCACGCTTCTCTCCCTATTCGTGATGCTGGCAGCCAGCCTTGTAACCATGCTGGGCATCCAAGCGCATAACTTCGCAATGTTCTTTGGTTCCTTCCTGCTGCTGTTCCTGACCACCGGTTTTGTCAACGGTGCTTCCTTCCGCATGATTCCCTATATCTTCAATAATCCCTTCCACTCCTCTTTGGTTACAGGCTTTACCGCTGCCATTGCCGCCTATGGCGCCTTCCTGATTCCCAAGATCTTCGGCTGGGCCTACAGCAATTATCAGGATGTAACCCCAGCTTTCTACATCCTGATCGCCTTTACCATCAGTACCGTTATCGTCACCTGGTATTTCTACGACCGCAAAAATTCCGGTCAACATTGTTAA